In Rhodamnia argentea isolate NSW1041297 chromosome 11, ASM2092103v1, whole genome shotgun sequence, one genomic interval encodes:
- the LOC115735929 gene encoding probable serine/threonine-protein kinase PIX13 isoform X1, translating to MGNCWGSSAANPSSSADTHLGATGTSSQSTSTMTITTTSAGSSISPISHFSASSGDEASPHGQILPHPNLRIFSFAELRAATKNFKSDTLLGEGGFGKVYKGWLDEKPSSKNGNGSVIAVKKLKSESVQGFREWQAEIDFLGRLSHPNLVKLIGYCLEETELLLVYEFMQKGSFENHLFGRGAVVQPLPWGLRLKIAVGAARGLGFLHTSEKQVIYRDFKASNILLDGFYNAKISDFGLAKMGPSESQSHVSTRIMGTQGYAAPEYIATGHLYVKSDVFGFGVVLVEMLTGLRAVDSSRPSGQENLVEWVKPYLSDRRKLKTIMDSMLQGKYPSKTVYEIAQLALNCLAPEPKSRPSMEEVVRTLEKLEAATERAADSRNRSGSRPAAHRQVQHQLPLPPPPPMQPRSPLQSRHNGISAYQHSPQLR from the exons ATGGGGAATTGTTGGGGTTCTTCTGCTGCAAATCCAAGCTCAAGTGCTGACACCCATCTCGGTGCCACAG GGACATCATCACAGTCAACAAGCACTATGACAATCACGACAACTTCGGCCGGCAGCAGCATATCCCCGATCAGCCACTTCTCTGCTTCGAGCGGGGATGAGGCTTCCCCTCATGGCCAGATCTTGCCGCATCCGAATTTAAGGATCTTCTCGTTCGCGGAGCTGAGGGCCGCGACTAAAAACTTTAAGTCCGACACACTTCTTGGAGAGGGTGGCTTTGGAAAAGTTTACAAGGGTTGGCTTGATGAAAAACCTTCATCGAAGAATGGCAACGGGTCGGTAATCGCTGTCAAGAAACTGAAATCTGAGAGTGTGCAGGGTTTCCGGGAGTGGCAG GCTGAGATAGATTTCCTAGGACGGCTTTCTCATCCAAACCTCGTGAAGCTTATTGGGTATTGCCTGGAGGAGACGGAACTTCTCCTGGTCTATGAGTTCATGCAGAAGGGCAGCTTTGAAAACCATTTATTCGGAA GGGGTGCGGTGGTTCAGCCGCTTCCGTGGGGCTTGAGGCTTAAAATAGCAGTAGGAGCGGCCCGTGGCCTGGGGTTCCTGCACACTTCCGAAAAGCAAGTCATTTATCGAGACTTCAAGGCCTCGAACATACTGCTCGACGGA TTCTACAATGCCAAGATCTCGGACTTTGGCCTGGCCAAGATGGGTCCTTCAGAGAGCCAGTCTCATGTCTCAACCCGGATCATGGGAACACAAGGTTATGCAGCTCCGGAGTACATCGCGACCG GACATCTTTATGTCAAGAGCGACGTGTTCGGGTTCGGTGTAGTCCTAGTCGAGATGTTGACAGGCCTCCGGGCGGTCGACTCTTCCCGTCCTAGCGGACAGGAGAATCTGGTCGAGTGGGTGAAACCATACTTGTCCGACAGGCGGAAGCTGAAGACTATCATGGACTCCATGCTTCAGGGGAAGTACCCCTCGAAAACCGTGTACGAGATCGCTCAGCTCGCGCTGAACTGCCTAGCGCCGGAGCCGAAGTCTCGGCCATCGATGGAGGAGGTCGTGAGGACTCTGGAGAAGCTCGAGGCGGCCACCGAGAGAGCAGCCGATTCGAGGAATCGCTCCGGCTCGCGTCCCGCCGCTCACAGGCAAGTCCAGCACCagctgccgctgccgccgccgccgcctatGCAACCCCGGTCTCCGCTTCAGTCGAGGCATAACGGGATCTCAGCTTACCAACACTCACCTCAACTTAGGTAG
- the LOC115735929 gene encoding probable serine/threonine-protein kinase PIX13 isoform X2 yields MTITTTSAGSSISPISHFSASSGDEASPHGQILPHPNLRIFSFAELRAATKNFKSDTLLGEGGFGKVYKGWLDEKPSSKNGNGSVIAVKKLKSESVQGFREWQAEIDFLGRLSHPNLVKLIGYCLEETELLLVYEFMQKGSFENHLFGRGAVVQPLPWGLRLKIAVGAARGLGFLHTSEKQVIYRDFKASNILLDGFYNAKISDFGLAKMGPSESQSHVSTRIMGTQGYAAPEYIATGHLYVKSDVFGFGVVLVEMLTGLRAVDSSRPSGQENLVEWVKPYLSDRRKLKTIMDSMLQGKYPSKTVYEIAQLALNCLAPEPKSRPSMEEVVRTLEKLEAATERAADSRNRSGSRPAAHRQVQHQLPLPPPPPMQPRSPLQSRHNGISAYQHSPQLR; encoded by the exons ATGACAATCACGACAACTTCGGCCGGCAGCAGCATATCCCCGATCAGCCACTTCTCTGCTTCGAGCGGGGATGAGGCTTCCCCTCATGGCCAGATCTTGCCGCATCCGAATTTAAGGATCTTCTCGTTCGCGGAGCTGAGGGCCGCGACTAAAAACTTTAAGTCCGACACACTTCTTGGAGAGGGTGGCTTTGGAAAAGTTTACAAGGGTTGGCTTGATGAAAAACCTTCATCGAAGAATGGCAACGGGTCGGTAATCGCTGTCAAGAAACTGAAATCTGAGAGTGTGCAGGGTTTCCGGGAGTGGCAG GCTGAGATAGATTTCCTAGGACGGCTTTCTCATCCAAACCTCGTGAAGCTTATTGGGTATTGCCTGGAGGAGACGGAACTTCTCCTGGTCTATGAGTTCATGCAGAAGGGCAGCTTTGAAAACCATTTATTCGGAA GGGGTGCGGTGGTTCAGCCGCTTCCGTGGGGCTTGAGGCTTAAAATAGCAGTAGGAGCGGCCCGTGGCCTGGGGTTCCTGCACACTTCCGAAAAGCAAGTCATTTATCGAGACTTCAAGGCCTCGAACATACTGCTCGACGGA TTCTACAATGCCAAGATCTCGGACTTTGGCCTGGCCAAGATGGGTCCTTCAGAGAGCCAGTCTCATGTCTCAACCCGGATCATGGGAACACAAGGTTATGCAGCTCCGGAGTACATCGCGACCG GACATCTTTATGTCAAGAGCGACGTGTTCGGGTTCGGTGTAGTCCTAGTCGAGATGTTGACAGGCCTCCGGGCGGTCGACTCTTCCCGTCCTAGCGGACAGGAGAATCTGGTCGAGTGGGTGAAACCATACTTGTCCGACAGGCGGAAGCTGAAGACTATCATGGACTCCATGCTTCAGGGGAAGTACCCCTCGAAAACCGTGTACGAGATCGCTCAGCTCGCGCTGAACTGCCTAGCGCCGGAGCCGAAGTCTCGGCCATCGATGGAGGAGGTCGTGAGGACTCTGGAGAAGCTCGAGGCGGCCACCGAGAGAGCAGCCGATTCGAGGAATCGCTCCGGCTCGCGTCCCGCCGCTCACAGGCAAGTCCAGCACCagctgccgctgccgccgccgccgcctatGCAACCCCGGTCTCCGCTTCAGTCGAGGCATAACGGGATCTCAGCTTACCAACACTCACCTCAACTTAGGTAG
- the LOC115735723 gene encoding protein HEAT INTOLERANT 4-like — MGKRLKRTASQRGDAQSSSEEQQPQQQSTKTTTTARANKRVKAAKPEAEPEFFKDKRNLEDLWKAVFPVGTEWDQLDRVYQMNWDFSNLENAFEEGGKLYGEKVYLFGCTEPQLVFFKGERKIMYIPAVVAVVSPFPPSDKIGITSVQRESEEIIPMKQMKMDWVPYIPLENRDSQVDRLKSPIFILSCTQRRAALKHLKIDRVKKYEYCLPYFYQPFKEDEFEQSTSISIMYPVEPPFFCEFDWEVGGLEDLTDNLIEERYLTEDQKDDFKDHVKKTVREAKKANREAREARKKAIEEMSEETKSAFQSMKFYKFYPVQTPDTPDLSNSKVPFINRYYGKAREVL, encoded by the exons ATGGGGAAGAGGCTGAAGCGAACCGCGAGCCAGCGAGGCGACGCCCAATCGTCTTCTGAGGAGCAGCAGCCGCAGCAGCAATCCACCAAGACGACGACGACTGCCCGGGCGAACAAGCGCGTCAAGGCCGCGAAGCCGGAGGCCGAGCCGGAGTTCTTCAAGGATAAGCGCAACTTG GAAGATTTGTGGAAAGCTGTCTTTCCTGTGGGCACAGAG TGGGATCAATTGGACAGAGTCTATCAAATGAACTGGGATTTCTCAAATCTTGAA AATGCTTTTGAGGAGGGTGGAAAGCTGTATGGCGAGAAGGTTTATCTCTTTGGATGTACAGAAC CTCAGTTGGTCTTTTTTAAGGGCGAGCGCAAGATTATGTATATCCCTGCTGTTGTGGCT GTTGTATCTCCTTTTCCACCATCTGATAAGATTGGAATTACATCAGTCCAAAGGGAGTCTGAAGAAATAATTCCAATGAAGCAGATGAAAATGGATTGGGTCCCATATATTCCTTTGGAGAATAG AGACAGTCAAGTTGATAGGTTGAAATCTCCAATATTTATATTGAGCTGCACTCAGCGAAG GGCTGCTTTGAAGCATTTGAAGATAGACCGGGTTAAGAAATATGAGTACTGCCTACCTT atttttatcaGCCATTCAAGGAGGACGAGTTTGAACAGAGCACCAGTATTTCAATTATGTATCCAGTGGAACCACCG TTTTTTTGCGAATTTGACTGGGAGGTGGGTGGACTTGAG GATTTAACTGATAATTTAATTGAAGAGCGGTATCTGACCGAAGATCAAAAGGATGATTTCAAG GACCACGTGAAGAAGACAGTTAGAGAGGCAAAGAAAGCTAATAGAGAG GCAAGGGAGGCTCGCAAAAAGGCCATTGAAGAAATGAGTGAGGAAACTAAGTCCGCATTCCAATCAATGAAGTTCTATAAATTTTATCCTGTGCAAACACCAGATACCCCAGATCTATCCAATTCTAAG GTTCCTTTCATAAACAGATACTATGGAAAAGCACGTGAAGTTCTCTGA